DNA from Amorphoplanes friuliensis DSM 7358:
ACTTGGCCGAGCAGATGGTGTCCCGGCTCGGCGGCATCGACGACGTGGTCGCGCCCATCGGCGGCTGGTGGGCCGGCAAGCGCCTCTGGGAGATCAGCAGCACGGACTGGCAGAGCGCCTTCACCGGACTCGCCACCGCACACATGGCCGTGCTGCGGGCCGTCCTGCCGCGACTGGGTGCCCGGGGCGCGTACACGGTGATCGTCGGAGGTTCGGCGTCCTGGCCCGTACCGGGAAGTGGTCTGGTGAGCATGGAGCAGGCCGCCGTGCTGATGATGCAGCGGGTTGTCACCGCCGAGCTCGGCGGTGAGAAGCGGGTCTTCGCGCTGGTGCTCGGGCCGGTGCGGACCCGCACCGCCGACTCCGGCGACCCGGAGCACGTGACCGCCGAGCAGGTCGGTGCGGTCGCGGTCGCCGCCTCGGCCGCCTCGACGGTGGCCGGACAGGAGATCCCCGTCGGCGACCGGACCGAGGCCGAAAAAGCCCTGGCCCTGCTGGCCGGCTAGGACCTGGCCGTGCTGGCCGATGGGGCAGAAAGCCGTGGCCCTGCTGGCCGGCTAGGCCCCGGCCGCGCTGGCCGACCGGGCGGAAAGCCGTGGCCGTGCTGGCCGGCTAGGCCCTGGCCGGCCGCGGCGAGAAGGCCCTGGCCGGCCGCGGCGAGAAGGCCTTGGCCGGCCGCGGCGAAAGGCCTGGCCGGGCGTGAAGGTCGTGCCGGTCAGGCCGAGAGTGCGGACTGGCGGTCGAGGAGGTCGGTGAGTTCGCCGGCCGGCATCGGGCGGGCGAAGTGGTAACCCTGGGCCTGGGCGCATTCGAGCTCGCGCAGCCGGCTGGCCTGCCCGGCGTCCTCGACACCCTCGGCGACCGGAGCGAGGTTGAACGTGCGGGCGATCTGGAGTACGGCCTCGGCGACCGAGGCGCCGCTGCTTTCCTGCATGGCCTGGACGAACGACTTGTCGATTTTGACGACGTCGACCGGCAGGGTGCCGAGGTGGCTCAGGGACGAGAAGCCTGTGCCGAAGTCGTCGAGCGCGATCCGGACGCCGAGGGTCTTGAGGGCGCCCAGGATCCGGGCCGATTCGACCAGGTCGACGAGGGCGACCGACTCGGTCAGCTCGAGGACGAGCTGGGCGGGCGGGAGGCCGGTGCTCTCCAGCACTGCGCGGACCTCGTCGATCAGGTCGGGGTTGCCGAGCTGGCTGGCGGAGAGGTTCACGTTGAGTTCGAAGCCGGGTTCCTGCCGCTGCCATTCGGCGGCTTGGCGGCAGGCTTCGGAGAGCACCCAGCCGCCGAGCCGCGGCAGCAGGCCCAGGGCCTCGGCCATTTCCAGGAAGGCGGCGGGTGGCAGGAGGCCACGCTCGGGGTGGTTCCAGCGGACCAGGGCTTCGACGCCGACCGTCCGCTCGCCGTCGAGGTCGACGATGGGCTGGTAGTGCACCTCGAACTCGCCGGCGTCGAGCGCCCGGCGCAGGTCGGATTCTTCCCGGCGGCGCTTCTCGGCCTCGGCGAACTGCGCCGGGTCGAAGCGGCGGGCGACACCTTTGCCGTCGGCCTTGGCCTGGTAGAGCGCCAGGTCGGCCTCGCGGATCACGTCGTCGACAGCCATGCCGCTGCCGCGGGTGATGGCGATGCCGGCGCTGGCCGGGATGGTCAGGACGGTGTCGCCGATGACCAGCGGCTGGGAGAGGTCGCGGAGGATGCGGTTGGCGACGGTGTCGGCGATCTGGTCGTCGACGAGCCGTGGCAGCAGCACCACGAACTCGTCGCCGCCGAGGCGGGACACGGTGTCGTTGGTGCGGACGTTCGCGGTCAGGCGCTCGGCCGCCGTGCGCAGCAGCTCGTCGCCGGTGGCGTGGCCGTAGGTGTCGTTGACCTCCTTGAACCCGTCCAGGTCGAAGAGGATCACGGCGGTCATCGTGTCGTCGGCGTCCGCGAGGGCGTCGGTGGCGTGGTCCATGAAGAGCTTGCGGTTGCCGAGCTCGGTGAGCGGGTCGCGGAAAGCCTGCCGGGCCAGCTGGGCGCGCTGCCGGGTGAGGTCCCGCACGAGGCCCTCGTTGGTGCGCGCGCCGAGGAACTGGCGGATCAGGATGATCGCGGCGACGGCGATGATGAGCCAGGTCAGCTCGGGGCTGATGGTGTCGTTCCGGCCGAACCAGAAGCCGGCCATGATGACGGCCGAGGCGACGGGTGCGTACTGCAGCAGCGGCCAGCGTCCGGCCAGCAGGATCACTCCGACGCCGAGGAAGAACACCGTGGCGATGCCGATGATCAGGCCGGGCACTCCCGCGTCGCCGCGGACGACGTCGTCGAACATCGCGGGCCAGGCGAGCAGCAGCAGCGACGTGAAAATCATGGTGTCGTCGACACCACGACGGATCCGATCCATGGTTTTGCCGGTCCGACCCATGACTCACCTCCAACAGGTGGCCAGATCGGTTCCGGACGCCCGGACCTGAGGCGAACTCAGGAAGAAACCCAGGCCGCGAACGTGATCGGGTCGGTCTCCGGGTCGTCCAGCGCCTGATAGGCGGCGGCCACGACCTCCGGCGCGCCGCCCAGGGCCAGACCGGCCCAGGCTGCGTGATCCCGCGGATCCGCGATCACCCTTTCCCGGTACGCCCGGACGGCCGCTTCCTCGTCACCACGCAGGTACGCAAGATCACCCGCAGACCCGTCCACGACCTCGCCCCGCAGCAGCGCGTGGGTCAGATCCAGCCGCGCACTCGCCTCCAGCGCCCGCCGCGGGGCCCGTCGCAGCTCGGAGGTGACCCGCGGCGGGGGAGCGCCACGCCGCCACGCCTCGGCCAGCGCGCGGGCGTCGGCGGGCTCGACGTGCCTGTTCCGCAGCCGCCAGCGCACGTGGTGGTCGGTGTTGGCGCCGGCGGCGAGCCGGGCCACCGCGGGGTCCACGGGTTCGTCCAGCCAGGGGCGGACCTCGGCGTGCAGGGAGGCTACGAAGCGGGTGCCCGCCGGCGTGAGCCCGCCGCGCCGCAGCAGGTCGTCGGTCGCGTCCGCCACGGCCGAACGCCAGCGGGCGTACTCGAACGCCGCCATCGGGTCACCGGGCCTCGCCCGCCAGAAACGGGTGACGCCGAGGTAGGCGTACGCGCCGTGCAGGATCCCGGAGACCGGCCGGGGATCGTCGCGCCAGGGTGAATAACCGAGGGCGTCCGGCTCCCGGTGCAGGTCGAAGAGGTAGTGCACGGCGTTCAGGAGGCTGTGCTGTGTCTCGTGCAACAGTCCGACGGCCAGTGCGGCGGCGTCGGCGGGCTCGGACATCGCGACCGCACCGAAGGCGTCGGCCGAGGTGGCGCTGATGCCGCGGGCCGACGGGTCGGGGCGTACGGGCACGATGCAGTCGAGCACCTGGGCGAGCACCTCGGCCTGCGGGCGCACGACGCGCGTCAGCAGCTGCCAGGCGTCGGTGAACAACTCCTGCCAGCGTGCCGCCTCCGCATCGGTCAGCGGGTCGGCGGGGGTCAGGCCCAGTTGGGCGCGCAGGGGGTGGCGGTCCTCGAGGCGTACCGAGATGGTCAGGCCGTCGTGGTCCGCGACCAGGCGGCGGGGGACGGGGCCGGCCGGTGGCGCGGCGAGGTCCTCCAGGTATCCCACACCTGCTTCTTCGGGCAGCTTTCCGGCCCGCAGTGCCGTGAGGCAGCGTGCGGCCCAGACGCCGGTCAGCGGCCGGGCGATCGCCGCCCGCACGCGGTCCCGGTCGTCGCGCTCCGCAGCCACCAGGAGTGACCACGACGCGCCCGGAGCGGCCGCCCGGATCTCCCGCAGCAGCAGCAGGTGACGGCTGAACTGGGCCCGCCGCAGCTCGGCCACCGTCTCGGCGTCGGGGCGGCCGGCCCCCAGGGCGGCGAAGGCCGGGTCGCTGAGCCGGTGCGGGCGCACAGCGGCGGTCCGGGATCGGGTCATCCGCAGGTCAGAGAGCCGAGTTGAAGCCGGCGATCGGTTCACCCGGCCGGGCCAGATCGTCCGCGAGCCGGCGCAGGCTTTGCGCCAGGGCCGAGTCGTCCGCCGGGTCCGGTGCGGTGTCCGCCCCCAGTTCCGCGAGCGAGAGCCCGGAAACGTCGACCATGGCGGAACGCCACTCGGGTGTCGCACCGGTGGTGCTCGTCCCCCCGTCCACGGACACCTACTCTCAGTACATGTCGGCGATCTTTGCCGACCGGCAACGATCAATGTATTGCCGCAACATTACGGCTGTCGCCGGGTCGGGTGATGTCCGGGAGTTGCCCGGTGGCGGGCTCGCCGGGGTTGACGTGGCGTGATCTCATAGGACGCCAACACAGCAAAAGTCGGCAACGGAGGACAAACTGTGCTGGGACGGAATGTGGAGGACGCGGAGGACAAGGTGCGTGACGAGGTCGACGAGGCGGTCCCGGAGACTGCCGACACCGAGACCGGGCCCGAGCGGCCCGAGCCGGTGATGCCCTCGCCGCCGTTCCCCACGTTCCAGAGCCGCCCGACGCTGCCGCACCAGGTGCCGGGAGTGGGCTTCGAGAGCGGACGGGACAGTCGTGCCCGCTGACGACTCCAGGCCCCGGCTACCGCGCCGGGGACCCGCACCACCGGTCGACCGGATGGACAACGCCGAGCTGGCGCGGCTGGTCGAGGCCGAACACCCGTACCGGGGGAAGGCGCTCTTCGAGCTGTCGGACCGGATCGCGGCGGACGACGACGCGGCGACCAAGGTGGCGATGCTCAGCCGCTTGACGTCACTGCGGACCGCACGGCTCTTCGACCGGGTCTCGCTGGCGTGGTCGGCGATCATCGCGTTGCTGGCGGCGGAGACGCCGCACTCGCGGTCCTCGGCCTACGAGGCGTTCTACGCGCTCGGGCCGGAGGAGCAGAAGGACATGCTGGACTACCTGGAAGTGCCGGTCATCGAGGATGCGCACCCGAGGATCGGGTAGGCGGCGCGGACCCTGACGAGCCCGCGCCGGCGATGACCATCAGACCTCGACCTTGACGCCCTTCCAGAAGGCGACCCGGTCGCGGACGGCCTTGGCGTCGGGCTTGGGCTCGGGGTAATACCAGATGGCGTCCTCGTTGACCTGCCCACCGGACTCGATCGAGTAGTAGGACGCCTTGCCCTTCCACGGGCAGATGGAGTGTGTGTCCGACGGACGCAGCAACTCCTCCCGCACCGACGAACGCGGGAAGTAGGTGTTGCCCTCGACTACCACGGTGTCGTCGCTCTCGGCGATGATCTCGTCGTTCCAGATGGCCTTCGGCATACCCCGAACGTAGCGCGCCGTCCGGGCACTGTCCGATACGCGCGGTTTATTCGCCTCCCGTGGGTGAAACGTGCCGGGTCGTCCGCACATTGCCTGCGTCCTGTACGAAGATCTAGAGTCGATCAGCCACGATCCCCCCACGGAAGCGGCCCCATGATCCGCCTGAGCACGCTGCCGAGCACCCGCGAGCAGGCCCGTCGTGCCCTGCTGCTGATCGGTGCGCCCGCGCCCGCACGGCTGGTCGTCGACGTCCACGGCGCCCTTTTCGACGGCGACCTGTCGATCCCCGCGCTGGCCGCGTTGCTGCGCGACGAGGAGCGGGAGTTCGCCGGGGACGCTCAGGCCGCGTACACGATCTGCCCGGCCCTGCAGCCGGACCTGACGGCGGCCCGCGGCCTGATCACGCTCTCGACCTGGCCGGTGGCCGGCCGGATCACCGCGCCGGCGACCGACACCCTCGCCGCGGTCGTCCGGACAGCGGAATTTGTCGCCATGCGCGAGACGGCCGGCCCGGCCGCCGCGGCGTTGCTGCGCCGGCTCGCCGAGGACGTGCCCGGCGGTCCCGAGGCCTACGCGGTGCACAATCCGGTGGCTCTGGCCGACGCCGCCCGGACCGCTCTCGCGGAGACGGCCGGTGTGCCGTTGCCGCCGGGGATCGCCGACCGCTGGGCCGGCCTGGAGAGGCGTCAGCAGCTCTTCGGTGTGCTCGGTGTGCCGCAGCAGCGGGGCCGCCGGTGAGCGCCGCACTCGACCGGCTGCGCGGAGGCACCCCGCCCAAGCGTCACAACGCCCGGACCATCGCCGCCCTCACCGCCAACCCCGGCTGCACGCGCCGGGCGGTGCTCGACGCGGCCGGTGTCGACAAGCCGAAGCTCTCGCAGCAGATCGGCTTCCCCGGCAACTTCGGGCAGTCCCGGTTCGCCCTGGCCCGGGGCAACGGCTTCGAGGCCATGCTCAAGGCCGACAACTGCGAGCTGCTGCTGGCTGCCCTCGCGGAGTGCCTGCAGCTCGAGCCGGCCGGGGTGACCTACGACGATCTCGGTGAGGACGCCGACGACACGCTCGCCGCCCGGCACGGCCGCACTCGCAAGCTGCTGGCCGCCGAAGCCGCCGGCGCCGCGCTCATCGACCATCCGCTGCTCACCCTCGACGTGGCCGGCCAGCGGGTCTTCCTCGAACCGGACCTGATCGCGTTCCAGGTCGAGGGGCGGCTGCACGTCGTCGAGATCAAGTCGTTCGCGATCGTCGACGGTCAGGCCGACAGCGCCAAGGTCTCCGCCGCCGCCGTGCAGGCCGCCGTCTACGTGCTCGCCCTGCGCCGCCTGCTGGAGGAGCTGGGCCACGACCCCGCCCTGGTCAGCCACGACGTGGTGCTCGTCTGCACCTCGAACTTCTCGCTGCAGCCGACCGCCGTGGTGCTCGACGTCCGCAAACAGCTCTCCACGCTCAAACGGCAGCTCACCCGGCTCGCGTCGGTGTCGTCGCTGGCCGCCGCCCTGCCCGAGTCCGTCAGCTTCGACCTCGCCCTGCCGCCGGCCGAGCTGATCACGGCGCTCGGCCGGATCGAGGCCCGCTACGCGCCCGAATGCCTGTCGGCCTGTGAACTGTCCGTCTACTGCCGCCACGAGGCGTCCGGCAGCACCGCGGCCCTCGGCCGGCCGGTCCGCGACGCGCTCGGCGGCGTCGACACCATCACCGACGCGCTCGCGCTCGCCGCCGGCACCCTCACCCCGACCGAGGAACAGGCCGAGGCCGCCGCGGTGCTCCAGGCCGCGGCCCGCCTGCGCGCCGAGATCCTATGAGTACGCTCACCGCCCTCGCCCGTGCACAGGCGTTCGTCGAGGGCCGGGCCCAGCGGACCGCGACCGTACGCCACCTGCACGTCCACTCCCGCCCGCTGGTGCTCGTCCCGCTGGTGATGGCCGGTGAGGCGAACGCGCCCCTGGCGGCGATGGTCGGCAGCGACGCGGACGAGCCCCGGCTGCTGGTCGTCGCGCAGCCCCGCAACCGGGACCACCGCTTCGCCTTCGCCGCCGAGCTGGCGGACGTGCTCGTGCCGTACGTGGACAGCTTCGCGGAGCTGACTGAGGCCGTGGCCGTCGACCGGGGACGGGACGTGCGGTACCGCTCGGCCGACGCACCGCAGCTGTGGGTGCCGAACACCGGAGGCGTCGACTTCCTCAAGCTGTTCGGTCGATCGACCCGTTTCCGCAGCATCGACGGCGAGTACGCGGTACCGCCGTCGGTGCCCCTGCTCGGCCGCTGGCTGACGTTCTTCGCCGGGACTGCGGAGGTCGCCGGGTCGTCGCTGCTGCTCAACGCCGTACAGGCCCTGGGTCTGCACTGGGCGACCGGGCAGAGCAGCGCGGAGGACGCCCAGCTCGCGGCCCTGCTGGGCTGGATCTCGCCCCCGCCCGGCCGGACCGGCGCCGAGGCGGCGCTGGCCGCCGAGAACCCCGCGGTGTGGCCACCGGCCGGACCCGCCACCGATCCGTCCTTCGACAACCACGTGCTCGCGCCGCTGATGTCGACGGCCGATCCGGACGTCGAGGCGCTGACCGAGG
Protein-coding regions in this window:
- a CDS encoding SDR family NAD(P)-dependent oxidoreductase, with the translated sequence MTDLSGRRVLVPGGTGAVGEGVVRRYLAAGADVVVPTRTQQRADEFRHVLGDAATDRLHLVVHDYTTFAGAEDLAEQMVSRLGGIDDVVAPIGGWWAGKRLWEISSTDWQSAFTGLATAHMAVLRAVLPRLGARGAYTVIVGGSASWPVPGSGLVSMEQAAVLMMQRVVTAELGGEKRVFALVLGPVRTRTADSGDPEHVTAEQVGAVAVAASAASTVAGQEIPVGDRTEAEKALALLAG
- a CDS encoding putative bifunctional diguanylate cyclase/phosphodiesterase is translated as MDRIRRGVDDTMIFTSLLLLAWPAMFDDVVRGDAGVPGLIIGIATVFFLGVGVILLAGRWPLLQYAPVASAVIMAGFWFGRNDTISPELTWLIIAVAAIILIRQFLGARTNEGLVRDLTRQRAQLARQAFRDPLTELGNRKLFMDHATDALADADDTMTAVILFDLDGFKEVNDTYGHATGDELLRTAAERLTANVRTNDTVSRLGGDEFVVLLPRLVDDQIADTVANRILRDLSQPLVIGDTVLTIPASAGIAITRGSGMAVDDVIREADLALYQAKADGKGVARRFDPAQFAEAEKRRREESDLRRALDAGEFEVHYQPIVDLDGERTVGVEALVRWNHPERGLLPPAAFLEMAEALGLLPRLGGWVLSEACRQAAEWQRQEPGFELNVNLSASQLGNPDLIDEVRAVLESTGLPPAQLVLELTESVALVDLVESARILGALKTLGVRIALDDFGTGFSSLSHLGTLPVDVVKIDKSFVQAMQESSGASVAEAVLQIARTFNLAPVAEGVEDAGQASRLRELECAQAQGYHFARPMPAGELTDLLDRQSALSA
- a CDS encoding aKG-HExxH-type peptide beta-hydroxylase encodes the protein MTRSRTAAVRPHRLSDPAFAALGAGRPDAETVAELRRAQFSRHLLLLREIRAAAPGASWSLLVAAERDDRDRVRAAIARPLTGVWAARCLTALRAGKLPEEAGVGYLEDLAAPPAGPVPRRLVADHDGLTISVRLEDRHPLRAQLGLTPADPLTDAEAARWQELFTDAWQLLTRVVRPQAEVLAQVLDCIVPVRPDPSARGISATSADAFGAVAMSEPADAAALAVGLLHETQHSLLNAVHYLFDLHREPDALGYSPWRDDPRPVSGILHGAYAYLGVTRFWRARPGDPMAAFEYARWRSAVADATDDLLRRGGLTPAGTRFVASLHAEVRPWLDEPVDPAVARLAAGANTDHHVRWRLRNRHVEPADARALAEAWRRGAPPPRVTSELRRAPRRALEASARLDLTHALLRGEVVDGSAGDLAYLRGDEEAAVRAYRERVIADPRDHAAWAGLALGGAPEVVAAAYQALDDPETDPITFAAWVSS
- the fxsA gene encoding FxSxx-COOH cyclophane-containing RiPP peptide, encoding MSVDGGTSTTGATPEWRSAMVDVSGLSLAELGADTAPDPADDSALAQSLRRLADDLARPGEPIAGFNSAL
- a CDS encoding DUF427 domain-containing protein, translated to MPKAIWNDEIIAESDDTVVVEGNTYFPRSSVREELLRPSDTHSICPWKGKASYYSIESGGQVNEDAIWYYPEPKPDAKAVRDRVAFWKGVKVEV